The genome window tcttttcctgcctctttttGCAAATTTTCTTCTATCCACGTTGagctttttgtttctgttctctgTTCCCTAAGACCAGTATGAGACCTCGACAGTGAAGGAACATGGCTTTGATTTGGTTCATGTAAAGAACTTTGTACCCTTGACTATACCCAGCCCTGTCatcttaaacattatttctgaatttGAAACCCAGGCAGGTACATGATCTCACACTGCTAAAGGGGTATGACGCTGATGGTTTTgacattgtctcttttttttaatcgtGGAAGGTATTTGATGTGCGATTGAATGGCCATGTCGTGGTGAAGGACTTGGATATCTTTGATCGTGTTGGGCACAGCACAGCTCATGATGAAATCATCCCTATGAGCATCAGAAAGGGGAAGCTGAGTGTCCAAGGGGAGGTGTCCACCTTCACAGGGAAACTCTATATCGAGTTTGTTAAGGTaacgctctccctctgccctcccagttgagaaaatgttaaaaagaatggATTTGGGGGAATGTTTACTGCTGTGTGGTACTGACCGTGGTTTCCCATTTCCTAGGGGTACTATGACAATCCCAAAGTTTGTGCACTCTACATCATGGCTGGGACAGTGGATGGTAAGTGGTGTCTTTTTTGCCTTGGGCTGAAGGATATGGTTGAGGAAACCCTTGGGGGAGTACTTTAGCTGATCAGTATTGTGAAAACATTTAAAGCcaaattgtttatattccccaaatgaatgagaacatataatgtttgtccttctccgactgacttacttcactcagcataataccctccagttccatccacgttgaagcaaatggtgggtatttgtcatttctaatagctgagtaatattccattgtatacataaaccacatcttctttatccattcatctttcgtatgttctcattcatttggggaatataaataatagtgaaagggaatataagggaagggagaagaaatgtgtgggaaatatcagaaagggagacagaacataaagactgctaactctgggaaacgaactaggggtggtagaaggggaggagggcggggggtgggagtgagtgggtgacgggcactgggggttattctgtatgttagtaaattgaacaccaataaaaaataaatttaaaaaaaaaaaggaaaaaaaaaaaaaaaagccaaattgtGAGGAATCCAGAGCCAGATGAATGGGGATGAAGTGTAGCATGGTGTTGGCCCTAAGCTTTGGAATAAGGTCTGGATTCAAATTTTGCTGTTGCCACTTAATCAGCTCTTTGGTtttggacaaattccttgaactTTATTGTAAATTTGGCTTAATAATGGTACCTCCTGGTGTGCCCTGAACCTTGCGGTCTTTTGGAATTGCCTAAAACTTgttcttactctctttctctgacaTCTATTTCTTGGGggcaaaaagggaaaaagcaaaagaaggagTCCTTTAGCGCTTTGGTCTGCTCTGAGAGAGTCCAGAATTGCTGGACTGCACTGGCCAAAAGTTCACTTACTAATGTCTCCTTGTTTTGGGGATCTAACCTTAGGGTGTATTGCTTTCTCAGCATTGAGATGATCCTGGGCACCAGCTTCCCAGGCTGATTTATTGCAGAGAAAGCTTATGTCTTAGTGACTTTTCTCCTCTATTCTATCTCTGTACCTTTTCCTAACTCATCCTGAATGCACCAAGGAGCTCATCTTCTTGTCTTGATGTGTCCCCAGATACTGGTATTCTGACATTTAGGTAAATGTCTTGCCACAAAAACAGATTTGTAGCTTGAGTCCCTAAGgaggaggcagagcagaggggtAGTGTGTGCTGACAGGCAACCCAAGGTTCTGTGGCTCAGCTTTTCCTCAGTTGCTGTGTGGATCAGAAGGGAACATGGGAGGCCAAAGGAGGGATTGGAAAAGGTTAAGTTTTGGGTGTTAGGTCACTGCCTCTGTTCAATATGGTCTTCGCATGGTTCTGAAGAAATAggacaggaagggaagagagTGAGCCTCCCTGGGCACAGGGCTTTTACTGTGTTTTAGTTAAATCTAAAGAAGACTAGTGTTTGCAGCAATTGCTGTTCTCTAGGCCAGGAGCTATTTCcactactcttttttttcccatggacCCTGCTGAGGTCATAGCgtctcttgattgtggctcattTATGGTTCTTAAGGGTCTCAGTTAAAGGCTGTGGGTCTGACTTAAAAGGTGTCTGCTTTATTGTGTCAGATGTACCAAAGCTGCAGCCTCATCCAGGcctggagaagaaagaggaggaagaagaagaagaagaatacgATGAAGGGTCTAATCTCAAAAGACAGACCAACAAGAACCGGGTGCAGTCGGGCCCACGCACGCCCAACCCCTATGCCTCGGACAACAGCAGCCTCATGTTTCCCATCCTGGTGGCCTTCGGAGTCTTCATTCCAACCCTCTTCTGCCTCTGCCGGTTGTGAGAACACATACCATCCTGAACTGGGTGGAGGGTGTGGGAAGGAAACCAAACATGTTGGTTttggtttctgtatttttcacaatgattaacaaacaaacaaaaaacaaaaaccacacacaaaaaattaaaggagaaaaaaagaggcagagtgGGTAGAGAGCAGCCCCCATTCCCCACTGGTCCCAGCCCTGCTTTATTCCCTGTGCTCTCTTTGTGGCTGGCCCCAGCCATCTCTTTCCTCTCCAGGGTACTTAGGGTAAAGCGGATCCTACACAGTCACGGATCCTCATCTGCACATCTAGTGGAAAGGACTCTGAACCCAGAGCAGACATGGTTCCTTTTTTTAGGTTTGAAATTAACAGCAGGGAAATGTCATCTTATTACCTGAGAAGACCAGTGCTGGGAGTTGGGTATGTTCTGAAGTTATGTCCAGATAAGTTTTCAGATGTCCTCGGattgaaagtgtgtgtgtgtgctttgtgtATATGTGAAGGTGTATAATTTGTATgataaagatgaaaacagaagggggattaaaaaaaaagaaaagaaaagtagatacTTCCTTACTTGGAAGCCTTTCTGGTTTCAGCCTAATGATGGTTCCACCTTAAGTGTTTGCGCTTTGTCATTGCTTGTCTCCCTGACATGTGCCAGTTAGAGGACTGTCTGGTATCCAAGACGATTAGTTTATTTCAGGTCCTCAAGTTGCCTCTGACTTGTTACCACAACAAATCATTTTGATTTCAGTGCCTGTTGGGGACTTGATTTCCTCTCATTTCCCCCCCCCTTAATCTGGCTCATTTGaaatctcttctgtctctctgtctctctctctctttctctctttcaatcaTCCCACTAAATTATTGCCAAGAAGGGAAGGAGACATGGGGATTTGGGGTTCCCTTTGCTTGAATGTCTTATCCTCTACCACCTCACCTTGTTGGTACCTCCCTCCCTGGATCTCTGAGCCAGCAGCCAGGAGGACCTGACCCAGCAGTTCTTTTACTGGCCCCTTTGTAGGGTCTTGCTGCCAGGGGACAGGGATGCTTTCCAGCCTGCAGCAACAGAACACTTGACCTTAAAAGTCTCTTCTGGTCTTTGGATTGGAAAAGGCTTATGTTAGCATAATTTAAGAGCCACCTCAAGAGACTTGAGCCCTACTAAGTGACTGACCACTGTTTAGAGTATCTATCTAGTATCTGATGTTCATTTAGTCCCATATCCTTCTGTGGCACAAGCCAACCAGTTTTGGTTTATGCCCAGAGTTGCCCCCGCAGAACTAGACTGATTGTATCTGGCCCAGTGGCTCCTCTCACTGATTTTAACAGTATGCCCCTCTGTCCTTTCATCTCCGTATCCAAGTTACAGTTGGGTTCTTGGCATGACGGGGCTGAAAGATTTCCAGTCAGCCATAGTCCTGGCAGCTCTGAAGCCAACCTTAGCATCTAAGCATCTGTCTTAAATTCCCTGGAAAAACTTCTGCAGGAAATGAAGCTtaccccttcccttcctttctggtCACTGTTATCCTTT of Canis lupus baileyi chromosome 27, mCanLup2.hap1, whole genome shotgun sequence contains these proteins:
- the MLEC gene encoding malectin isoform X3, encoding MKLPILRSNPEDQILYQTERYNEETFGYEVPIKEEGDYVLVLKFAEVYFAQSQQKVFDVRLNGHVVVKDLDIFDRVGHSTAHDEIIPMSIRKGKLSVQGEVSTFTGKLYIEFVKGYYDNPKVCALYIMAGTVDDVPKLQPHPGLEKKEEEEEEEEYDEGSNLKRQTNKNRVQSGPRTPNPYASDNSSLMFPILVAFGVFIPTLFCLCRL
- the MLEC gene encoding malectin isoform X1, with the protein product MLGAWAVEGAAVALLRLLLLLLLLPALRGPGLGVVGSAGAGLPESVIWAVNAGGEAHVDVHGIHFRKDPLEGRVGRASDYGMKLPILRSNPEDQILYQTERYNEETFGYEVPIKEEGDYVLVLKFAEVYFAQSQQKVFDVRLNGHVVVKDLDIFDRVGHSTAHDEIIPMSIRKGKLSVQGEVSTFTGKLYIEFVKGYYDNPKVCALYIMAGTVDDVPKLQPHPGLEKKEEEEEEEEYDEGSNLKRQTNKNRVQSGPRTPNPYASDNSSLMFPILVAFGVFIPTLFCLCRL
- the MLEC gene encoding malectin isoform X2, whose amino-acid sequence is MASDYGMKLPILRSNPEDQILYQTERYNEETFGYEVPIKEEGDYVLVLKFAEVYFAQSQQKVFDVRLNGHVVVKDLDIFDRVGHSTAHDEIIPMSIRKGKLSVQGEVSTFTGKLYIEFVKGYYDNPKVCALYIMAGTVDDVPKLQPHPGLEKKEEEEEEEEYDEGSNLKRQTNKNRVQSGPRTPNPYASDNSSLMFPILVAFGVFIPTLFCLCRL